One genomic window of Streptomyces sp. NBC_01498 includes the following:
- a CDS encoding NAD(P)/FAD-dependent oxidoreductase: MSVSPGTPDVLVVGAGLAGLACAHDLLATGLKVTVLEASDGVGGRMRSDRVDGFVVDRGFQVFNTSYPQAKRRLALRDLRLRPFTPGVLVHTDRGRIAFTDPTRAPRAARSLLRDRPATPRDLLALGALAARDMLGPVGPLKRAEEHTTRTALAAAGISEEFTGLFFRPFLSGVFLEDELETSSRVFHLVWRSMLRGTLCLPTDGIGAVPRQLADALPPGTVRFESPVDRLTDDGVQLADGTTRGAPVVVVATGPRPAVRLLPRLLVPPYRVVTTYFHTVPRPPLDRPTLLTDTRLRYLNSCVLSEVVPGYAPAGAALVATSVLGADTEGRERALRDALAEAYETDTAGWDLLAARTIQDALPAMAPPQPLTRTSRVRPGRYVCGDHRTTGSVQGALASGARAAREILRDLGR, translated from the coding sequence ATGTCCGTATCACCCGGCACCCCCGACGTCCTCGTGGTCGGAGCGGGCCTCGCCGGTCTGGCCTGCGCCCACGACCTCCTCGCCACCGGACTGAAGGTCACCGTGCTGGAGGCGTCCGACGGGGTGGGCGGTCGCATGCGCTCCGACCGCGTCGACGGCTTCGTCGTCGACCGAGGCTTCCAGGTGTTCAACACCTCCTACCCGCAGGCCAAACGGCGCCTGGCGCTGCGTGACCTCCGGCTGCGTCCGTTCACCCCGGGCGTCCTCGTCCACACCGACCGGGGCAGGATCGCCTTCACCGACCCCACCCGCGCGCCGCGCGCGGCCCGAAGCCTGCTGCGCGACCGCCCGGCCACGCCCCGCGATCTGCTCGCCCTCGGCGCGCTCGCTGCCCGCGACATGCTCGGACCCGTGGGGCCACTGAAACGGGCCGAGGAGCACACCACCCGGACGGCCCTCGCCGCCGCCGGGATCTCCGAGGAGTTCACCGGCCTGTTCTTCCGGCCGTTCCTCTCCGGCGTGTTCCTGGAGGACGAACTGGAGACGTCCAGCCGCGTCTTCCATCTGGTCTGGCGGAGCATGCTGCGCGGCACGCTCTGTCTTCCCACGGACGGGATCGGCGCGGTGCCCCGGCAGCTGGCCGACGCGCTGCCGCCGGGCACCGTACGGTTCGAGTCGCCCGTCGACCGGCTCACCGACGACGGGGTCCAGCTGGCCGACGGCACCACGCGCGGCGCGCCCGTCGTGGTCGTCGCGACCGGGCCGCGACCCGCCGTACGTCTGCTGCCCCGACTCCTCGTGCCGCCCTACCGCGTGGTCACCACGTACTTCCACACCGTCCCGCGCCCGCCGCTGGACCGGCCGACGCTGCTCACCGACACCCGGCTGCGTTACCTCAACAGCTGTGTCCTGAGCGAGGTGGTGCCGGGCTACGCGCCCGCCGGGGCCGCGCTCGTCGCGACCTCCGTCCTCGGCGCGGACACCGAGGGCCGGGAACGCGCGCTGCGGGACGCGCTCGCGGAGGCGTACGAGACGGACACGGCCGGCTGGGACCTGCTCGCGGCGCGCACCATCCAGGACGCGCTGCCCGCCATGGCGCCGCCCCAGCCGCTCACCCGGACCTCCCGGGTCCGGCCGGGCCGCTACGTGTGCGGCGACCACCGCACGACCGGCTCCGTCCAGGGGGCGCTGGCGTCCGGGGCCCGCGCGGCCCGCGAGATCCTGCGGGACCTCGGCCGGTAG
- a CDS encoding cryptochrome/photolyase family protein has translation MTVSVVLFTSDLRLHDNPPLHAAVTGADEVVPLFVLDEAIVSAGFATPNRRAFLADCLTDLDAGLRERGGRLVVRAGDVVEETRKVAAETGAGEVRTAGGVSRYAQRREERLRAALESDGRTLHVHDATLTVLPPGAVTPGGSDHFAVFTPYFRRWSQERPRDVLGAPRTVRVPEGVASVPVPRRADTPGVSEGLAEGGESAGRARLAAWRRSGLATYEDGHDDLAGDVTSRLSPYLHFGALSPTEVVRRARRVGGAGAEAFVRQVCWRDFHHQVLAARPEVSWADYRTKHDRWRSERSARTEVTAWKEGRTGYPVVDAAMRQLRHEGWMHNRGRLLTASFLTKTLYVDWRVGARHFLEFLVDGDIANNQLNWQWMAGTGTDSRPNRVLNPVTQARRYDPDGGYVRRWVPELAGLAGPAVHEPWKLPDAERARYDYPAPLLELAEGRDRFQRARGKG, from the coding sequence ATGACCGTCTCGGTCGTCCTGTTCACCAGCGACCTGCGCCTGCACGACAACCCCCCGCTGCACGCCGCCGTCACGGGCGCCGACGAGGTGGTACCGCTGTTCGTGCTGGACGAGGCCATCGTCTCGGCCGGGTTCGCCACGCCCAACCGGCGCGCGTTCCTCGCCGACTGTCTGACCGATCTCGACGCGGGGCTCCGGGAGCGCGGCGGCCGGCTCGTCGTACGCGCCGGAGACGTGGTCGAGGAGACCCGCAAGGTCGCCGCCGAGACCGGCGCGGGCGAGGTACGGACGGCGGGCGGGGTCAGCCGGTACGCCCAGCGCCGGGAGGAACGGCTGCGGGCCGCCCTGGAGTCCGACGGGCGGACGCTGCACGTCCACGACGCCACGCTCACGGTGCTGCCGCCGGGTGCCGTCACGCCGGGCGGCTCGGACCACTTCGCGGTCTTCACCCCGTACTTCCGCCGCTGGTCCCAGGAGCGCCCGCGCGACGTGCTCGGGGCGCCCCGGACCGTACGGGTGCCGGAGGGCGTGGCCTCCGTGCCGGTGCCGAGGCGGGCGGACACGCCCGGCGTCTCGGAGGGTCTCGCCGAGGGCGGTGAGTCGGCGGGCCGGGCGCGCCTCGCCGCGTGGCGGCGGTCGGGGCTGGCGACGTACGAGGACGGCCACGACGACCTGGCCGGTGACGTGACCTCGCGGCTCTCGCCGTATCTGCACTTCGGCGCCCTGTCCCCCACCGAAGTCGTGCGGCGGGCCCGCCGGGTGGGCGGGGCGGGCGCGGAGGCGTTCGTCCGGCAGGTGTGCTGGCGGGACTTCCACCACCAGGTGCTGGCCGCCCGGCCCGAGGTGTCGTGGGCCGACTACCGCACCAAGCACGACCGCTGGCGGTCGGAGCGGTCCGCCCGCACGGAGGTGACGGCGTGGAAGGAAGGCCGTACGGGCTATCCCGTGGTGGACGCGGCCATGCGCCAGTTGCGCCACGAGGGGTGGATGCACAACCGGGGCCGGCTGCTCACCGCGAGCTTCCTCACGAAGACCCTGTACGTGGACTGGCGTGTCGGCGCGCGCCACTTCCTGGAGTTCCTGGTGGACGGCGACATCGCCAACAACCAGCTCAACTGGCAGTGGATGGCGGGCACGGGCACGGACTCGCGCCCCAACCGGGTGCTCAACCCGGTGACGCAGGCCAGGCGGTACGACCCGGACGGCGGCTATGTCCGTCGCTGGGTACCGGAGTTGGCCGGGCTGGCGGGCCCGGCGGTCCACGAGCCGTGGAAACTGCCGGACGCGGAGCGGGCCCGGTACGACTACCCGGCGCCGCTGCTGGAGCTGGCCGAGGGCCGGGACCGGTTCCAGCGGGCGCGCGGGAAGGGCTGA